CTTTTAAAGAAAAAACGTTTATTGGCGATATCTAAATCTGATTTAATCGATAATGATAAAAAAAAGAAAATAAAAGAATTTTTTTTAAAAAAATTAGAAGAAAATGTTGTTTTTATTTCTTCTTTTACAAAAGAAGGATTATCAGAATTAATAAAAAAATTATGGAAATTAATTCAGAATGAAAGAAAAATTTTGAATTAATAAGAAAGCTTTTGTTTTACAACATCTTGATCTATATTCAATGTAGATTGAATATTTTCTATATCAAACATGTAATCTACAAATATTTTTTCGCAAAATATTCGTAATCCTCTAGCCCCTAAACCTAACTGAAATGTTTTATCCACTATAATATTTAGTGCTTCATCTGTAATGTTCAAAGAAATATGGTCTATATCAAACAATTTTTGATATTGTTTGATTAAAGCATTTTTTGGTTCTATTAGTATTTTTTTCAACATATTTTTATTTAGTGGATTTAAATAAGTAATTATAGGAAATCTTCCTATCATTTCTGGAATAAACCCAAATTTTTTTAAATCTTCAGATAGAATATTTTTTATATAATTTTTTTCACTTTTCTTTCTTTTTTTTTCTTGAGTCATAAAACCTATAGACATATCTTCTATTCTATCAGAAATAATTTTTTCTATCCCATCAAATGTCCCTCCAGCTATAAATAATATATTTTCAGTATTCATTTGTATCATTTTTTGATCTGGATGTTTTCTCCCCCCTTGTGGGGGAACATTGACTACAGATCCTTCCAATATTTTTAGCAATGCTTGTTGGACTCCTTCACCAGATACATCTCTAGTAATAGAAGGATTATTACTTTTTCTAGAAATTTTATCTATTTCATCCAAAAAAATAATTCCTTTTTCAGCAGAATCTATATCATAATTAACAGATTGTAATAGTTTAGTTAAAATAGATTCTACATCTTCTCCTACATATCCAGCCTCTGTTAAAGTAGTTGCGTCAGCTATAGCAAAGGGAATTTTTAAAAGTTTTGATATACTTTTTGCTAGCAGAGTTTTCCCTGTCCCTGTCTTTCCAATTAACAAAACATTGGATTTTTCTATTTCTATATCTGTAAAATCTTTATTATTATTCCATTGTTTTTGAATACGTTTATAATGATTATAAACAGCTACAGACAGGATTTTTTTAGCTTCATTTTGTCCTACAATATATTTATCTAAAAAAGATTTTATCTCTTTAGGTTTTTTTATTTTTTCTTTTGTAAATTTATTTTTGTTTTCGTGATTATTTTTAATAAAAAATTTATTATGAATAATGGAATAAGTTCTTTCTATACAAAAATTACAAATATGTCCATTGATTCCAGATATAAGAAAAGTAATATCGTTTTTGTTTTTTCCACAAAAATTACATTTTAACAAATTCTCCATACTTTTTTTTATGAATAAATAATGTTAATGTTATTTAAAAAGGAGCAAGCTAAACTACATCACATCGCTACAACCTATTTACCTTTGCTGTGTTCCCACCCTGGAGGATTTATAGGGAGCTGATTGTGTAGGACTTGCTCCAATTTTGGTAAATATAAAAAAAAAATCATAAATTCTCGTTTTTTAAGCAATAATTTTACCTGTTTTGTTAAATATAAATTATTGTGATTATGGAAACAAAATACATTTTTGTTACAGGAGGTGTTACCTCTTCTTTGGGAAAAGGAATAGTTTCGGCTTCATTAGGGATGTTATTAAAAGCTAGAGGGTATAAAGTTTCAATATTAAAATTGGATCCTTATTTTAATATAGATCCAGGTACTTTAAATCCTTATGAACATGGAGAATGTTTTGTCACTCAAGATGGGGCTGAAACAGATTTAGATTTGGGACATTATGAACGATTTTTAAATCAACCTACAAGTAAAGAAAATAACGTCACATCAGGATTAATATATAAAACAGTAATAGATAATGAAAGAAAAGGGATCTATTTAGGAGAAACAGTACAAGTAATACCTCATATTACTAATGAGATCAAAAGACGGATAAAAATTCTGGGAGAATCTAAAAATTATGATATTGTTATTACAGAAATAGGGGGAACTGTAGGAGATATAGAAAGTTTGCCTTATGTTGAGTCGGTCCGTCAATTAAAATGGGAATTGGGAAAATTTAATGGATTGGTTATTCATTTGACATTACTTCCACATATTACAGTGACTGGAGAAATTAAAACAAAACCAACACAACATTCTGTTCGAAATTTAATGGAAAATGGGATACAAGCAGATATTATAGTCTGTAGAACAGAAAAACATATATCTGATAATATTAGAAAAAAATTAGCATTATTTTGTAATGTAAAACCAAAACACGTTGTGGAGTCAATAGATACTAAAATTATATATGAAATTCCTTGTTTATTACATTTACAATGTTTTGATGAAGCCGTATTAAATCATTTGAATTTATCTAGTGTTCCTATTCCAAATTTAAAAAAATGGAAAATTTTTATTAAAAAATATAAAAATCCAAAATATGAAACAAAAATAGCATTAGTTGGAAAATATGTTTCTTTGCATGATTCTTACAAATCTATAACAGAAGCTTTAATTCATGCGGGAACAGAAAACAAAACTTATGTTGATATAAAATGGATTTATTCAGAAATGATAAAAGAAAAGAATGTAAAAAAATATTTCAAAGGAATTTCAGGTATTTTGGTCGCTCCAGGATTTGGAAATAGGGGAATAGAAGGAAAAATCCTTGCAGCAAAATATGCTAGAGAAAATAAAATTCCATTTTTAGGAATATGTTTGGGTATGCAAATCGCTGTAATAGAATTCGCAAGAAATGTATTAGGTTTAAAAAAAGCAGAAAGTTATGAAACAAACCCGAATACATCTCACCCAGTAATAAATTTAATGGAGAAACAAAAAAAATTAACTTATATAGGAGGAACAATGCGATTAGGAAATTGGAAATGTTCTCTTGTAAAAGGATCTAAAATATTTTCTATTTATGGAGGAAAAAAAGAAATTTTTGAAAGACATCGTCATAGATATGAATTTAACAATAATTATTTGGAGTGTTTTTCTAATGCTGGAATGAAGGCGGTTGGAATAAATCCAGAAACAGGTTTAGTCGAAGCTTTGGAATTGGAAAATCATATTTTTTTCTTAGGGGTTCAATATCATCCGGAATATAAAAGTACAGTAACAAATCCACATCCTTTATTCATTAATTTTATACAAGTATCTATATCTTTTAAGAATTCTTCTTATATATGAGAGATAAAAATTTAGATTATAGTCATATAATAGGATTCATTCTTATATTGTTTGTTTTAATGATTTTTACTTATATAAATAACAATGTAATCAATGATAATGATAAAAAATTAAATTTAAGCAGTCATAAAAAAAATCAAGAATTTTTCACAAAGAAAGAAATTTTTTACATAGAAAAAAGAAAAAAAAATCGTTTTTTTTTATTAGAGAATAATGTTTTAAGACTTAAAATATCTAGTTTAGGAGGAAATATTAATGAGGTTTTTTTAAAAAAATATAAGGCATATGATTCTTCATTATCATATCATGCTAAAAATCTTTATTTAATAAAAAATTATAATTTTCTATATAAATTATTTTTTATGAATAAAAAAGGATTAAATATTGATACAGGGACTTTATATTTTCAGCCTTTTTTATTAGAAAAAAATAAAATATCGGGAATCACAACTCTTGTCATGAGAGCTAAAAATCCTTATGGGAATGGAAAAGGATTTTTAGACTATATATATACAATAGGAGAAAAAAATCAGTATGATATTAACTTTTCTATTAGAACTAGAAATTTTTCTTCTTTAAAACATGGATCTTATTTAAGTTTAGAACATCGAATCCTATCCCTCGAAAAGGATAGAGATTGGGAAAATTCTTATACTCAAGTATATTATTCTGTTTCTCATAATGATTTAAATAATTCCACTTCTTCTGTGAAATATTTATCTGAAAAAAAAACAGAATATAAAAATATATACGGAGTAAATTGGATAGCTCATAAGCAACAATTTTTTTCTTTTATATTTATTCCAGAAAAAATATTAAAAAATGTTTTTATTAAATCTGAAAATTTTTCTTCAGGATCTTTTTTAAAAAAAATTCAATTGAAAACGTTTATAAATACGGAAAAAGATGAAGAATTTCATCTTTCTTTTCGTTTTTATTTTGGGCCTTTGGACTTGAATTTGTTGAAAAAATATAAAAATGGATTTGAAAATATTATTCCATTTGGATGGGGATTTCTTAAATGGATTAATAAATATTTTTTTTTAATAATTTTTCAATTTTTGGAAAAAACAAATTTAAATTATGGGATTATTATCATTTTTATGACTGTAGTTGTAAAACTTATATTGTATCCAATAACTTATAAACAATATAAATTAAGTGCTATAATGAAATTAATTCGTCCAGAAATAGAAAAATTAAGTCAAAAATATAAAGGAGATGTTTTCAAAAAACAAAGAGCTATGATGGAATTATATAAAAATGTAGGAATTAACCCAATGTCTGGATGTATTTCTACATTGTTTCAAATCCCCATTTTTTATTCTTTATTTAAATTTTTTCCTACTATAATTAATTTGAGAGGAAAATCTTTTTTATGGGTGGAAGATCTTACTTCATATGATTCAATATTAAAATTACCCTTTTTTATTCCTTTTTATGGAAATCACGTAAGTTTATTGACTTTATTATATTCTTTTGCGTTATTAGTTTATACTAAATTAAGTAATAACGGAAAAAAAGATATTGACATTCCTATAAATGAGAACGACTCTTCTATTCCTGATATGAATTTTCTATTATATTTAATGCCTATTGTAATGTTGTTTTTTATAAACAGTTATGCTTCTGCTTTATCTTTATATTATTTTATATCTAATATAATTAATATTGGGTTTTTCTTTTTTATTAAAGAATTTATGTTGGATGAAAAAAAAATTTTTGTAAAAATCCAAGAAAAAAAAATTGTAAAACGTAATTTTTGGAAAGAAATGAAAAAAGAAATAGAAAATAAAAAATATAAAAAAAACACTACGAAATAAAAAATTCTATTTCTTTTTCCATAAAAAAATAGAATTTTTTATTGTATTCAATAACTAAAAATCCTTGATCTGTTATAGACCGTATAACCCCCGAAATATAACTGTTTGTTTTATAAATATAAAAAATAGAAACTTGATTTTTTAAGTATAAATAATCTATATAATATTTTCGTATAAATTTTTCTCCATAAATTGTAAAAAAAAGATATTCTTTTTGAAAAAAATATATAATTTTATAAAAAAGATAATCTAAATCAAAATTTAGATGAAATATTTCTTTTAGAGAAGAAGCATTCCATTCTTTTTGGAATTTTTTTTGATTCACATTTAAACCTACACCAATAATAATAGTATGAATTTTTTGTGAAAAAATACAACTCTCTATTAAAATCCCACATACTTTTTGATTATTTATAATAATATCATTAGGCCATTTAATCCAAATTTTTTCTTTATTTTTTTGATTATAACATTCAGACAGGGTTTTATGTATAGCATTACTTATAACAATATTCATAACGTATATTTTTTTTACATATAAAGTTTGAATAGGTTTAAAAACAATGCTAAAAGTAATTTTTTCTTTTTCTGTATGCCATAAATTTTTCCTCATTCCTATTCCTTGGGTTTGATTCATTGTCCAAATAATTATCCAATTCTGTTTTTTTAAAATATATTTTCTAGCATATTGATTTGTCGAATCAATTTTTTTTAATGTAATTAGATTTATAGGCCAAAAAAATTTTTTCAAAATGTTTTTTATATTGTAAAATTTAACTTCTTTAAAGCGAAAACCTTATTTTTGTTTTTTTGAAATAAATTTAATAAAAATTAAAAACAATTTTTGTTTTGTTATTAGATAAGATTATAGAAGGGATTCAAATGGTTAAAGGAAAAGATATATCTGTTATAAATTTAAAAAAGAATACAAATTTTATTTGTGATTATTTTGTGATTTGTAATGGGGACTCTCATAATCAAGTATATGCTATATCCCAATCTATAGAAAAAATAACAGTCGAAAAATTACAAAAAAAACCTTGGCATGTAGAGGGATTAAAAAATAAAGAATGGATTCTGGTTGATTATATTTCTATTGTTGTTCATATTTTTCAAAAACAGATTAGATTCTATTATGATATAGAAAATCTATGGAACCACAATTCAATTCATAAAAAAATATAATTAATATTTTTTATTTAAAATTAAATATTAAGTAATGAAGAAACTTATATGATCAATAAAAAAATAAAAAGTAAAAATAACTTTTTTTGGGTATATGTAATCATATTTGCTATATTTTTAGGGATATTTTTTTTTAAATCTTCTTTTTCTAATCCTAGAAAAATTGATCAGGATACTTTTTTTGACATATTATCGAAAGGAGAAGTACAAAAAATTATAGTAAAACATAGAGAAATAGTATATGTTTATTTAAAAAAAGAATTTTTATCATTTAATAATCCTGCTCGTAATATTATTAAAAATGAAAAAAGATTTATTACACAACCATTACAATATGAATTTGAAATAGGAGATTTGCAATTTTTTCAAAAAAAATTTGAAGAATATAAAAAAAAATATAATTTAAATACTATTATTGATTTTAAAAATCAACAAGAATATACCATTACTAAATTTTTATTTGATTATGGTATATTTTTTATATTATTAATTATTTTTTGGATTTTTTTATTTAGAAGAATAGGATCTACGAGTGGAGGTCCTGGAGGTCAAATATTCAATATAGGAAAATCCAAAGCTAAGTTGTTTGATGAAAATGATAATGTAAAAATAACGTTTAAAGATGTTGCTGGTTTAGAAGGTGCTAAAGAAGAGGTTCAAGAAATAGTAGAATTTTTAAAAAGTCCTCAAAAATATACGAAATTGGGAGGAAAAATACCTAAAGGAGCTCTGTTAATAGGTCCTCCTGGAACAGGAAAGACTTTATTAGCAAAAGCTGTGGCAGGAGAAGCAAAAGTTCCTTTTTTTTCTTTATCAGGATCAGATTTTGTTGAAATGTTTGTAGGGGTGGGGGCTTCTAGAGTCAGAGATTTATTTGAAAAAGCTAAGGAAAAATCTCCATGTATAATATTCATTGATGAAATAGATGCTATAGGAAGAGCTCGTGGAAAAAGCAGTATAGCTGGATCAAATGATGAAAGAGAAAACACTTTGAATCAACTTTTAACAGAAATGGATGGATTTGGGACACACACCAATGTGATTGTATTAGCTGCCACCAATAGATCTGATATTTTAGATAAAGCTTTACTTCGTCCTGGACGTTTTGATCGTACTATATTAGTAGATCCGCCTGAATTAAATGAAAGAAAAGAGATATTTTATGTACATCTCAAAAGATTAGTATTATCTGAAGACGTCGACATAGATTTCTTAGCAAGACAAACTCCCGGATTTAGTGGCGCAGATATTGCTAATGTTTGTAATGAATCAGCTCTTATTGCAGCGCGAAAAGATAGATCTAAAATAGAAAATCAAGATTTTATTGATGCAATAGATCGTATTATTGGAGGTTTGGAAAAAAAGAATAAAATCATAAAACCAAATGAAAAAAAACGAATTGCTTATCATGAAGCAGGACATGCTACAATAAGTTGGTTATTGGAACATGCAGCCCCTTTAGTTAAAGTCACCATAGTTCCAAGAGGTAGATCTTTAGGGTCAGCATGGTATTTACCAGAGGAAAGACAGTTAACAACTCCAGAACAAATGAAAGATGAAATATGCGCATTATTAGCAGGAAGATCTGCAGAAGAAATTATATTTAGTAGTATTTCTACTGGAGCTTTAAACGATTTAGAAAGAGTCACAAAACAAGCTCAATCTATGGTCGCTATTTTTGGATTAAACGAAAGAATAGGAAATGTCTCTTATTATGATTCTACGGGGCAAAGTGAATTTTATTTTTCTAAACCCTATAGTGAAAAAACGGCTCAAATTATAGATGAAGAAATATCTAAAATTATAACAGAACAATATCAAAGAGCTAAAAATATATTGAAAAATAATGAAAAAAAACTATCTATGTTGGCAAATGAATTATTGGAGAAAGAAGTTATTTTTAGAGAAGATTTAAAAAAAATATTTGGAGAAAGACCTTATCCAGATGAAATTGGTGATATGTTAAGTTCTGTTAGTAATATCTCTTCTTCTTGAAAAGATTTATTAAAAATATGATGAATAAAAAAAAAACATAGACTTTATAATAAGGTTTTTAACCGGTTTAATTTATGTTGTTTCAATTATTTTTTCTATTGAAAAAGGTGAAAAAATTTTCAGAATAGTAATGATGATATTATCTTTTTTTTGCCTATTTGAATTTTTATTAATATTAAAAACTAACATAACTTTAGTGAAAGTTACTTTTTTATTTTTTTTATTTCCTATTCTTATAGACATTTTTATAGATAAACAAAAAGGATTAAAACCATATATAATTTTTTTTATTCCCTATTCCATCATTTTTCTTATGATTCAATTATTTTATAATAAATGTTCTCATAAAGAAAAAATTGTACAAGTTAGTCATCTAATTTTTGGTCTCATATATATTATTATGCCATTTTATTTAGCATCTTATATATATTCTATTATTCATCATGGAAAACAATTAATTTTAGGTATATTTATTTTAATATGGACAAATGATTCTTTATCCTATTTAATAGGAAGAAAATGGGGAAAAAGAAAAATAGCTATATCTATTTCTCCTAAGAAATCAATAGAAGGAGTGATTGGAGGTTTATTTTTTTGTATAATATTAGGATTTTTTTTATATAAAATATGGGAGAAAAAATATTGGTTTATTTTATCTGTTACTGTTCCTATTTTTTCTACTATTGGGGATCTTGTAGAATCTACTATTAAAAGATCTTGCAACGTAAAAAATTCTGGGGTTTGGTTTCCTGGACATGGTGGATTTTTGGATAGATTAGATAGTTTTATTTTTGTGATTCCTATTATAGCTGCTGTAGTAACTAGTATTGTTTATAATATTTTTTAAATAAAGTAAAAGTTTTATATTTTGATAAAACTTTTATGGTTTGTTTATTAAAAGTTTTGTAATCGTGATTCATAAAGAAGGGTTTTCATTTTTAATATATACATTAGTAATAATAATATTATTACTAACTTTTTTTTTCTTTTTATTATCTAGATTAATTTATGTTTTTTTATCAATTTTTTTAATTTCATTTTATCTTTTTTTAATTTTCTTTTTTAGAAATCCAAAAAGAAATTTTGATAAAATTCATAAAAAAAATTATGATAAGGAAATAATCATTTCACCTGCTGATGGAAAAATTATGGATATTAAACAAGTTATTGAGAATGAATTTTTTAAAAAAAATTGCGTATGTATTTCTATTTTTATGTCTCCTTTTAATGTACATGTTAACAGATTTCCTGTTTCTGGAAGAATTATTTATGTAAAATATCATCCTGGTAAATATATCATAGCTTGGTTTCCTAAATCCTCGTTATATAATGAACATACAACAACGGTTATAAAAACCCCTAGAGGAAATAAAATATTATTTCGACAAATAGCTGGTTTTTTGGCTAGACGCATTATTCTTTATGCAAAAAAAAATTCCTTAGTGAAAAAAGGAGATGAATTGGGGTTTATAAAATTTGGATCTAGAGTTGATGTTTTTTTACCATTAAATTCTATAGTATTAGTGAAAAAGGGAGAAAAAGTCATTGGAGGAGGAACTAAAATTTCCATTATTCCATGATAATCAACTCCCTTTATTTTACAATTTTTATTTTACTTCTTCATAATCTACATCTTGTACGTTTTCATTTCCTTTGCTGCTTTTTTTTCGTTTTCTTTTTTAGTTGATTGATTATTATTTTGATTTATATTTTCTGTATTATAAATTTCTTTAGAGGCATTAGTCCAAGCTTCATTTAGTTTTTTCATATAATTATCAATGGAAGAAAAATCTTTTTTAGAATGTGCTTCTTTTAATTTTTTAAAGAATGTTCTTATT
This DNA window, taken from Blattabacterium sp. (Nauphoeta cinerea), encodes the following:
- the ftsH gene encoding ATP-dependent zinc metalloprotease FtsH, yielding MINKKIKSKNNFFWVYVIIFAIFLGIFFFKSSFSNPRKIDQDTFFDILSKGEVQKIIVKHREIVYVYLKKEFLSFNNPARNIIKNEKRFITQPLQYEFEIGDLQFFQKKFEEYKKKYNLNTIIDFKNQQEYTITKFLFDYGIFFILLIIFWIFLFRRIGSTSGGPGGQIFNIGKSKAKLFDENDNVKITFKDVAGLEGAKEEVQEIVEFLKSPQKYTKLGGKIPKGALLIGPPGTGKTLLAKAVAGEAKVPFFSLSGSDFVEMFVGVGASRVRDLFEKAKEKSPCIIFIDEIDAIGRARGKSSIAGSNDERENTLNQLLTEMDGFGTHTNVIVLAATNRSDILDKALLRPGRFDRTILVDPPELNERKEIFYVHLKRLVLSEDVDIDFLARQTPGFSGADIANVCNESALIAARKDRSKIENQDFIDAIDRIIGGLEKKNKIIKPNEKKRIAYHEAGHATISWLLEHAAPLVKVTIVPRGRSLGSAWYLPEERQLTTPEQMKDEICALLAGRSAEEIIFSSISTGALNDLERVTKQAQSMVAIFGLNERIGNVSYYDSTGQSEFYFSKPYSEKTAQIIDEEISKIITEQYQRAKNILKNNEKKLSMLANELLEKEVIFREDLKKIFGERPYPDEIGDMLSSVSNISSS
- a CDS encoding phosphatidylserine decarboxylase family protein, which gives rise to MIHKEGFSFLIYTLVIIILLLTFFFFLLSRLIYVFLSIFLISFYLFLIFFFRNPKRNFDKIHKKNYDKEIIISPADGKIMDIKQVIENEFFKKNCVCISIFMSPFNVHVNRFPVSGRIIYVKYHPGKYIIAWFPKSSLYNEHTTTVIKTPRGNKILFRQIAGFLARRIILYAKKNSLVKKGDELGFIKFGSRVDVFLPLNSIVLVKKGEKVIGGGTKISIIP
- the clpX gene encoding ATP-dependent Clp protease ATP-binding subunit ClpX — its product is MENLLKCNFCGKNKNDITFLISGINGHICNFCIERTYSIIHNKFFIKNNHENKNKFTKEKIKKPKEIKSFLDKYIVGQNEAKKILSVAVYNHYKRIQKQWNNNKDFTDIEIEKSNVLLIGKTGTGKTLLAKSISKLLKIPFAIADATTLTEAGYVGEDVESILTKLLQSVNYDIDSAEKGIIFLDEIDKISRKSNNPSITRDVSGEGVQQALLKILEGSVVNVPPQGGRKHPDQKMIQMNTENILFIAGGTFDGIEKIISDRIEDMSIGFMTQEKKRKKSEKNYIKNILSEDLKKFGFIPEMIGRFPIITYLNPLNKNMLKKILIEPKNALIKQYQKLFDIDHISLNITDEALNIIVDKTFQLGLGARGLRIFCEKIFVDYMFDIENIQSTLNIDQDVVKQKLSY
- a CDS encoding CTP synthase; amino-acid sequence: METKYIFVTGGVTSSLGKGIVSASLGMLLKARGYKVSILKLDPYFNIDPGTLNPYEHGECFVTQDGAETDLDLGHYERFLNQPTSKENNVTSGLIYKTVIDNERKGIYLGETVQVIPHITNEIKRRIKILGESKNYDIVITEIGGTVGDIESLPYVESVRQLKWELGKFNGLVIHLTLLPHITVTGEIKTKPTQHSVRNLMENGIQADIIVCRTEKHISDNIRKKLALFCNVKPKHVVESIDTKIIYEIPCLLHLQCFDEAVLNHLNLSSVPIPNLKKWKIFIKKYKNPKYETKIALVGKYVSLHDSYKSITEALIHAGTENKTYVDIKWIYSEMIKEKNVKKYFKGISGILVAPGFGNRGIEGKILAAKYARENKIPFLGICLGMQIAVIEFARNVLGLKKAESYETNPNTSHPVINLMEKQKKLTYIGGTMRLGNWKCSLVKGSKIFSIYGGKKEIFERHRHRYEFNNNYLECFSNAGMKAVGINPETGLVEALELENHIFFLGVQYHPEYKSTVTNPHPLFINFIQVSISFKNSSYI
- a CDS encoding biotin--[acetyl-CoA-carboxylase] ligase, which encodes MKKFFWPINLITLKKIDSTNQYARKYILKKQNWIIIWTMNQTQGIGMRKNLWHTEKEKITFSIVFKPIQTLYVKKIYVMNIVISNAIHKTLSECYNQKNKEKIWIKWPNDIIINNQKVCGILIESCIFSQKIHTIIIGVGLNVNQKKFQKEWNASSLKEIFHLNFDLDYLFYKIIYFFQKEYLFFTIYGEKFIRKYYIDYLYLKNQVSIFYIYKTNSYISGVIRSITDQGFLVIEYNKKFYFFMEKEIEFFIS
- the rsfS gene encoding ribosome silencing factor; this translates as MLLDKIIEGIQMVKGKDISVINLKKNTNFICDYFVICNGDSHNQVYAISQSIEKITVEKLQKKPWHVEGLKNKEWILVDYISIVVHIFQKQIRFYYDIENLWNHNSIHKKI
- the yidC gene encoding membrane protein insertase YidC, whose amino-acid sequence is MRDKNLDYSHIIGFILILFVLMIFTYINNNVINDNDKKLNLSSHKKNQEFFTKKEIFYIEKRKKNRFFLLENNVLRLKISSLGGNINEVFLKKYKAYDSSLSYHAKNLYLIKNYNFLYKLFFMNKKGLNIDTGTLYFQPFLLEKNKISGITTLVMRAKNPYGNGKGFLDYIYTIGEKNQYDINFSIRTRNFSSLKHGSYLSLEHRILSLEKDRDWENSYTQVYYSVSHNDLNNSTSSVKYLSEKKTEYKNIYGVNWIAHKQQFFSFIFIPEKILKNVFIKSENFSSGSFLKKIQLKTFINTEKDEEFHLSFRFYFGPLDLNLLKKYKNGFENIIPFGWGFLKWINKYFFLIIFQFLEKTNLNYGIIIIFMTVVVKLILYPITYKQYKLSAIMKLIRPEIEKLSQKYKGDVFKKQRAMMELYKNVGINPMSGCISTLFQIPIFYSLFKFFPTIINLRGKSFLWVEDLTSYDSILKLPFFIPFYGNHVSLLTLLYSFALLVYTKLSNNGKKDIDIPINENDSSIPDMNFLLYLMPIVMLFFINSYASALSLYYFISNIINIGFFFFIKEFMLDEKKIFVKIQEKKIVKRNFWKEMKKEIENKKYKKNTTK
- a CDS encoding phosphatidate cytidylyltransferase codes for the protein MIRFLTGLIYVVSIIFSIEKGEKIFRIVMMILSFFCLFEFLLILKTNITLVKVTFLFFLFPILIDIFIDKQKGLKPYIIFFIPYSIIFLMIQLFYNKCSHKEKIVQVSHLIFGLIYIIMPFYLASYIYSIIHHGKQLILGIFILIWTNDSLSYLIGRKWGKRKIAISISPKKSIEGVIGGLFFCIILGFFLYKIWEKKYWFILSVTVPIFSTIGDLVESTIKRSCNVKNSGVWFPGHGGFLDRLDSFIFVIPIIAAVVTSIVYNIF